The following DNA comes from Oncorhynchus mykiss isolate Arlee chromosome 16, USDA_OmykA_1.1, whole genome shotgun sequence.
GAAGACGACAGCGCCTCGTCGATACTGTGTCCGTCCAAACAGTGGCATCATTGACGCAGGCACTTCCATCAATGTATCTGGTTGGTATCTTTTAGTTTGATTTATAGATGATCGTAGCAGAATAATCTCAGGAACGAATAGTATATTGAGCTGGTCAACGGAAGGTAACTTGTTGCTAAGAGTTTGCTTGATGCCATTTGTCTGCTTTGTTTTGCAGTTATGCTGCAGCCTTTCGACTATGATCCCAATGAAAAGAGCAAACACAAATTCATGGTGCAGTCCATGCTTGCTCCATATGACATGACTGACATGGAAGGGGTGGTAAGTGTCCAAATGGAATGTGATAAATCTGAATGTCACTAATTATGATCTGATGATCCCAGTAAGTTTATTCAATCTGCATTTCTAGTTCTGTCTTACTGTCTCAAGCATCTACTTGTTTATGCGTTGCAAGTGGGACAAATGTGCTGTCAGGATATGCTTCTCTTATGAGTGTCATGGAGTCCCTATTTGGGTGTGGTCATCTTGGTGTTGCCTTATTATTCAGTTCTTTCggccctcttcttcctctctgtcactctttctATCATTCTATCCTCCTTCTGGCCGACAGTGGAAAGAGGCAAAGCCAGAGGAGTTGATGGACTCCAAGTTGAGATGTGCATTTGAGCTGCCACTAGAGAATGACAAAACTGTAAGTATCTCCTACATCTTATCATATTACTACATACAATtgcatgttttttgttgttgttgacattccTTCCCTCACAGATTTCACCGTACAGTGTAAGATTAATTCAGAGCACCTTCATTCCATTCACAAATAGATTCTGAATGATTCGATCATCTCCACTCCATTGCATCTCTGAAACAGCCGTtgccatgttttgttttttattttgtgcTTCTCATCCCCATTCTGTTATTCATCTGCATGTTTCTGTCTCCACTCCTTTCCACAGCATGACAGTGAAAGCAACAAAAATGTGTCCTCTACCTCCATAAAGTCAGAGCTCTCCTCACTCCCTAAGTCTGCCAGCTCCTCCCTGGATGACGGCGAGGTGAAGAAGATCATGGAGGAGTGCAAGAGGCTGCAGATGGAGGTCCAGAGACTACGGGAAGAGAACAAACAGATCAGGGTGAGACTCAAATGTCCCTAGAACCCACAACAATCAGATCTGTTCGACACAATGCATTTTATTTGCTCCATCTGTAACAATGCAGACTTACTTAATAGGCCTCGTTTAATATATAACAGCTGTTTTTTGAGCAATAACAGTGACAAGCAGTTACTGATCTC
Coding sequences within:
- the LOC110492343 gene encoding vesicle-associated membrane protein-associated protein B isoform X1, whose product is MARQEQVLQLEPPHELKFRGPFTDVVTATLKLGNPTDRNVCFKVKTTAPRRYCVRPNSGIIDAGTSINVSVMLQPFDYDPNEKSKHKFMVQSMLAPYDMTDMEGVWKEAKPEELMDSKLRCAFELPLENDKTHDSESNKNVSSTSIKSELSSLPKSASSSLDDGEVKKIMEECKRLQMEVQRLREENKQIREEDGLRKRKVTSMASSPHSSSSQAMIREEGLSTRVLALCVLFFVIGVIIGKLAL
- the LOC110492343 gene encoding vesicle-associated membrane protein-associated protein B isoform X2 produces the protein MARQEQVLQLEPPHELKFRGPFTDVVTATLKLGNPTDRNVCFKVKTTAPRRYCVRPNSGIIDAGTSINVSVMLQPFDYDPNEKSKHKFMVQSMLAPYDMTDMEGVWKEAKPEELMDSKLRCAFELPLENDKTSASSSLDDGEVKKIMEECKRLQMEVQRLREENKQIREEDGLRKRKVTSMASSPHSSSSQAMIREEGLSTRVLALCVLFFVIGVIIGKLAL